The following proteins come from a genomic window of Bactrocera dorsalis isolate Fly_Bdor chromosome 6, ASM2337382v1, whole genome shotgun sequence:
- the LOC125779360 gene encoding zinc finger BED domain-containing protein 5-like, whose amino-acid sequence MVEIMVSKQEANKLRKIPLSDNTISRRIYDMAKDIQVVDKLKNSQHFALQFDESTDVSDCAQFVVFVRFEADDSITEEILFCKALPANTTGQCLYDMVLESTCDYDIDWKKCIAICSDGAKAMTGKNSGLIAKLKSIIPNISWTHCFLHRQALAAKVVPSDLNDVPKEVIKIVNSIKGKALQTRLFRIVCEDMGSLHQNLLYHTEVRWLSKGKVLTRDLELRAELLMFLQNAKSEYAYRFSDPIWLLKLAFLADSFSHLNNLNKNLQGREENILTAKDKVKAFHAKLRLWSTSLQNKMFESFPCVQKIVEDNASAQSFAVSAHIPCMTQSLHNLQEKLLTYFPDLHSEADNGRRWILNPFFEQINRSG is encoded by the coding sequence ATGGTTGAAATTATGGTCAGTAAGCAGGAGgcaaacaaattaagaaaaataccaCTTTCTGACAATACTATTTCACGCAGAATATACGATATGGCCAAGGATATTCAAGTAGTCGATAAATTAAAGAATAGCCAACATTTTGCTTTGCAGTTCGATGAATCTACAGATGTTTCCGACTGTGCACAGTTTGTAGTGTTTGTGCGTTTTGAGGCAGATGACAGTATTACGGAAGAAATCTTATTTTGCAAAGCACTTCCTGCAAACACTACTGGCCAGTGTTTGTACGATATGGTTTTAGAAAGCACTTGCGACTACGATattgattggaaaaaatgtatcgcTATTTGTAGCGATGGCGCTAAAGCTATGACTGGCAAAAATAGCGGGctcattgcaaaattaaaatcgataatACCAAACATATCCTGGACACACTGTTTTCTTCATCGACAAGCTCTAGCTGCTAAGGTAGTACCTTCTGATTTAAATGACGTGCCCAAGGaggtaataaaaattgtgaattctATCAAAGGTAAAGCTTTGCAAACCCGGCTATTCAGAATCGTTTGTGAAGATATGGGCTCGCTTCATCAAAATCTCCTTTATCACACAGAGGTCAGGTGGCTATCCAAAGGAAAGGTATTGACAAGAGACCTGGAACTGAGAGCTGAATTGTTAATGTTCttacaaaatgcaaaatcagAATATGCTTACCGTTTTTCTGACCCTATTTGGCTCttgaaattagcatttttggcagATAGTTTTAGCCACCTTAACAATTTGAACAAGAACCTTCAAGgaagagaagaaaatattttaacagctAAAGATAAAGTAAAAGCATTTCATGCAAAACTTCGTTTGTGGTCGACTTCTCtgcaaaacaaaatgtttgagTCTTTTCCGTGTGTTCAGAAGATTGTTGAAGATAATGCATCAGCCCAAAGTTTTGCAGTATCGGCTCATATCCCTTGCATGACACAAAGCTTGCATAATTTACAAGAGAAACTTTTGACATACTTTCCAGACTTGCACTCTGAAGCTGACAATGGGCGTAGATGGATCTTAAACCCTTTTTTTGAACAAATCAATAGATCTGGCTGA